The following coding sequences lie in one Natrarchaeobius halalkaliphilus genomic window:
- a CDS encoding GNAT family N-acetyltransferase has product MEIREATDSDVDTIRSLAHRSLGSTYTDFLDEETVDDAIEEWYGDSFASELEDDGSLVLVVERDGDIVGFSQSDLIGQQHRTGRLLWLHIDPETRGGGIGVRLLVRTRERLLGEGAEGIQCFVLEDNEGGNEFYRSNGFERAGQREVEIGAETFTENVYAEGELEDDGWGAVDELEVDGEVVYVSYGEAARGSKAPFYTAYGSPDRAERYAWLCGNCDSLDNAMDSMGRIECNVCGNRRKATRWDSSYL; this is encoded by the coding sequence ATGGAGATTCGAGAGGCCACAGACTCCGACGTCGACACGATCCGCTCGCTCGCTCACCGTTCGCTCGGCTCGACGTACACCGACTTTCTGGACGAAGAAACCGTCGACGACGCCATCGAGGAGTGGTACGGTGACTCCTTCGCGAGCGAGCTCGAAGACGACGGCTCGCTCGTTCTGGTCGTCGAACGCGATGGCGACATCGTCGGCTTCTCACAGAGTGACCTGATCGGCCAGCAACACAGGACCGGACGGCTCCTGTGGCTTCACATCGACCCCGAGACGCGAGGCGGTGGAATCGGAGTCCGTCTGCTCGTTCGAACGAGAGAGCGCCTCCTCGGGGAGGGTGCCGAAGGGATCCAGTGTTTCGTCCTCGAGGACAACGAGGGCGGCAACGAGTTCTACCGGAGCAACGGCTTCGAGCGCGCGGGCCAGCGCGAGGTCGAGATCGGCGCGGAGACGTTCACCGAGAACGTCTACGCCGAAGGCGAACTCGAGGACGACGGCTGGGGTGCGGTCGACGAACTCGAGGTCGACGGCGAGGTCGTCTACGTCAGCTACGGCGAGGCCGCCCGCGGCTCGAAAGCGCCCTTTTACACCGCCTACGGCAGTCCAGACCGCGCGGAGCGCTACGCCTGGCTCTGTGGAAACTGCGACTCGCTCGACAACGCGATGGACTCGATGGGGCGCATCGAGTGCAACGTCTGTGGAAACCGGCGGAAAGCGACCCGCTGGGACTCGTCGTACCTCTAG
- the proB gene encoding glutamate 5-kinase has protein sequence MSNTAEPGAVEAARRLAMDAERVVVKAGTNSLTDEESNLDNEKLDKLVDDVVSLLDQDRDVLFVSSGAVGAGTGRVGYTDDTVEASQALSTVGQSHLMHRYTESFGRYDRKVAQILLTQNDLDNPDRFTNFKNTVETLLEWGIVPIINENDAVATEEIRIGDNDMLSSSVAIGVDSDLLVTLTDVGGVYTSNPKEDPDAERIEAVGRNYADVQTLVDRSSSASFGGIQTKVSGARTVSEHGIPAVIAKSTEADVLEKIVAGKAVGTLFVPPNGSTDD, from the coding sequence ATGAGTAATACGGCCGAACCCGGTGCCGTCGAGGCGGCGAGACGGCTCGCGATGGACGCCGAGCGGGTCGTCGTCAAGGCTGGAACGAACTCGCTGACCGACGAGGAGTCGAACCTCGACAACGAGAAGCTGGATAAGCTCGTCGACGACGTCGTCTCCCTGCTCGACCAGGACAGGGACGTTCTGTTCGTCTCCTCGGGCGCGGTCGGAGCCGGGACGGGTCGGGTCGGCTACACCGACGATACGGTCGAAGCCTCACAGGCGCTGTCGACCGTCGGCCAGTCCCACCTCATGCACCGGTATACGGAGAGTTTCGGGCGATACGACCGGAAAGTCGCCCAGATACTGCTGACGCAAAACGATCTGGACAACCCGGATCGGTTCACCAACTTCAAAAACACGGTCGAGACGCTGCTCGAGTGGGGTATCGTTCCGATCATCAACGAAAACGACGCCGTCGCCACCGAGGAGATCCGCATTGGCGACAACGACATGCTCTCGTCGTCCGTCGCGATCGGCGTCGACAGCGATCTGCTCGTGACGCTGACCGACGTCGGCGGCGTCTATACGAGCAATCCGAAAGAGGACCCCGACGCGGAGCGAATCGAGGCCGTCGGACGCAACTACGCGGACGTCCAGACGCTGGTCGATCGGAGCTCGTCGGCCAGTTTCGGCGGCATCCAGACGAAGGTGTCCGGCGCGCGAACCGTAAGCGAACACGGAATTCCGGCCGTCATCGCGAAGTCGACCGAAGCGGACGTCCTCGAGAAGATCGTTGCTGGCAAGGCAGTCGGGACACTATTCGTACCACCCAACGGATCAACCGATGACTGA
- the proC gene encoding pyrroline-5-carboxylate reductase produces the protein MVRASVIGCGNMGSALVRGLSRTGKHTITAYDIDPDALAAVEDHCAETTTDIERATEPDLVIVAVKPDLVAVVLEDLDLSSDQTLVSIAAGVPTEFIEDRTDATVVRIMPNLAAETGDMAAAVTGSEIPDEVRALLDDVGEYVEIDEARMDIATAVNGSGPAFVFYLIGAMKGAGVDAGLEADQAETLAAQTFKGAAETILRSEESIEDLIDAVCSPKGTTIEGMEVLWDSAVEAEVGDAVAAAERRSRELATEFTDE, from the coding sequence ATGGTACGTGCCAGCGTCATCGGATGTGGAAACATGGGGAGTGCCCTCGTTCGAGGGCTTTCGCGGACCGGCAAACACACGATTACGGCGTACGATATCGATCCGGACGCGCTCGCGGCGGTCGAGGATCACTGCGCGGAGACGACGACCGATATCGAGCGTGCGACCGAACCCGATCTCGTCATCGTCGCCGTCAAACCCGATCTCGTCGCCGTCGTTCTCGAGGATCTCGACCTCTCGTCGGACCAGACGCTCGTCTCTATCGCCGCCGGCGTTCCGACGGAGTTCATAGAGGACCGAACGGACGCGACGGTCGTTCGAATCATGCCGAACCTGGCCGCCGAGACCGGCGACATGGCGGCCGCGGTGACCGGATCGGAGATCCCCGACGAGGTCAGGGCGCTCCTCGACGACGTGGGCGAGTACGTCGAGATCGACGAGGCCCGGATGGACATCGCGACGGCGGTCAACGGCAGCGGTCCGGCGTTCGTGTTCTATCTCATCGGCGCGATGAAAGGTGCCGGGGTCGACGCCGGACTCGAGGCCGATCAGGCCGAAACGCTCGCGGCACAGACGTTCAAGGGCGCAGCGGAGACGATTCTCCGGTCGGAAGAGTCGATCGAGGATCTGATCGACGCCGTCTGCTCGCCCAAGGGGACGACGATCGAGGGCATGGAGGTCCTCTGGGACAGCGCCGTCGAAGCGGAGGTCGGAGACGCGGTCGCCGCGGCCGAACGTCGCTCGAGAGAACTCGCGACGGAGTTTACGGATGAGTAA
- a CDS encoding flippase, translating to MNTREHIVRGFKATLVARAIYMLSSALLMFVLARYLLDPDGYGALYWTIGILAVVQLCADLGFGKSLARYVSEYNESDPGQIPHLLRTVVSYKLAALGVVCGALLLFYEQIAVFLGDPNAAPFLAAGVLYVIVNSFNVFSQIAFQGFNRLGYSAAVQAIGGATRLLFAVAFVLLGLGALGALLGYVVGYAIAATFGLTVLYFQFYRTYEPAETYEEGLSRRLAEYSVPLTATRSANVVDKQIDTVLVGVFLTPAAVAFYTLGKQITDFVLAPAESLGFTISPNFGEQKATGKLEQAREIYETSLTHTMLVYIPAATGLVIVAEPFITMVFGADYAGAVPVLQILAGFIVLQAITNLTSDSLDYLGRARARAVAKGGTAAANFGLNILLIPTMGVVGAAIATVLTHSVYVVVNLYIVHLELSLRVGRLARSIALICTITAAMAVAVSLVTPLISNVVMLLIAIGLGACTWAALVIASGFVDPREVRSIIG from the coding sequence ATGAACACACGGGAACACATCGTTCGAGGCTTCAAGGCGACGCTGGTCGCTCGAGCGATCTACATGCTCTCGAGCGCGCTGTTGATGTTCGTCCTCGCGCGGTACCTGCTCGATCCCGACGGCTACGGCGCGCTGTACTGGACGATCGGAATCCTCGCCGTCGTCCAGCTGTGTGCCGACCTCGGGTTCGGGAAGTCCCTCGCTCGGTACGTCTCGGAATACAACGAGAGCGATCCCGGACAGATCCCGCACCTGCTGCGGACTGTCGTCTCCTACAAGCTCGCCGCCCTCGGCGTGGTCTGTGGGGCGTTGTTGTTGTTCTACGAACAAATCGCCGTGTTCCTTGGCGATCCGAACGCCGCGCCGTTTCTCGCTGCCGGCGTTCTCTACGTGATCGTCAACTCGTTTAACGTGTTCAGCCAGATCGCGTTCCAGGGGTTCAATCGGCTCGGCTACAGCGCGGCAGTCCAGGCGATCGGCGGCGCGACGCGATTGCTCTTTGCGGTCGCGTTCGTGCTGTTGGGACTGGGCGCCCTCGGCGCACTGCTCGGATACGTCGTCGGCTACGCGATCGCCGCCACGTTCGGCCTGACCGTCCTCTACTTCCAGTTCTACCGAACGTACGAGCCCGCCGAGACGTACGAGGAGGGGCTCTCGCGACGGCTCGCGGAGTACAGCGTTCCTCTGACCGCGACCCGGAGTGCGAACGTGGTCGACAAACAGATCGATACGGTTCTCGTCGGAGTCTTCCTGACGCCCGCCGCGGTGGCGTTCTACACGCTCGGCAAACAGATCACGGACTTCGTTCTCGCCCCCGCGGAGTCGCTCGGATTTACCATCTCTCCGAACTTCGGTGAACAGAAGGCCACGGGAAAGCTCGAGCAGGCCAGAGAGATCTACGAGACGTCGCTAACGCACACGATGCTGGTGTACATCCCGGCAGCGACCGGTCTCGTGATCGTCGCTGAGCCGTTCATCACGATGGTGTTCGGGGCCGACTACGCGGGTGCCGTTCCGGTCCTCCAGATTCTCGCGGGCTTTATCGTCCTCCAGGCGATCACGAACCTGACGAGCGACAGCCTGGATTATCTCGGACGAGCGCGGGCGCGAGCGGTCGCGAAAGGCGGAACCGCGGCGGCCAATTTCGGCCTGAATATTCTACTCATCCCGACGATGGGCGTCGTGGGTGCTGCGATTGCGACCGTGCTCACGCACTCGGTGTACGTCGTCGTCAATCTCTACATCGTCCACCTCGAGCTCTCGTTGCGCGTGGGTCGACTCGCGCGGTCGATCGCGCTGATCTGTACGATCACGGCCGCGATGGCCGTCGCCGTCTCGCTCGTGACGCCGCTGATCTCGAACGTGGTGATGCTCCTGATCGCGATCGGGCTCGGCGCTTGCACCTGGGCCGCGCTCGTGATCGCGAGCGGATTCGTCGACCCGCGGGAGGTTCGCTCGATCATCGGATGA
- a CDS encoding succinylglutamate desuccinylase/aspartoacylase family protein, with translation MNDEASSGEAPDGRSDSDSIEGVFTYNGGRVDPGESTNIRYSISETYLGDPVKIPVTVINGRHPGPTVFLSAAAHGDELNGIEVVREVAHDWDHSELYGTLICLPVMNVPGFLAQERYLPIYDRDLNRSFPGREGSTSARRMAHEIFTNFIEPCDLGIDFHTSTRGRTNMLHVRADMSDSIVSRLANAYSSNVIIAGDGASGTLRREATEAGIPTITVEMGEAHRFQRRLIDRALTGVASVLAEFGLHRDSSVHWPGWRTIIDDDDEKTWLRADAGGIVDMKQGRGALVEEDDVICTITNPFKEEDEVVTVDAPFTGLIVGVLENPVVYPGNPLCHLVGLSPDTRIALERERTAERSRADLRSS, from the coding sequence ATGAACGACGAGGCCTCGAGCGGCGAGGCGCCCGACGGGCGATCCGACTCGGATTCGATCGAGGGTGTGTTCACCTACAACGGCGGTCGAGTCGATCCCGGCGAGTCGACGAACATCCGGTACAGCATCAGCGAGACGTATCTCGGTGATCCCGTCAAGATCCCCGTCACGGTGATCAACGGCAGACACCCCGGACCGACGGTCTTCCTCTCGGCGGCGGCACACGGCGACGAACTCAACGGGATCGAAGTCGTCCGCGAGGTGGCCCACGACTGGGACCACTCCGAACTCTACGGAACGCTGATCTGTCTGCCGGTGATGAACGTGCCGGGATTTCTCGCACAGGAACGATATCTCCCGATATACGACCGGGACCTGAACCGATCGTTCCCCGGTCGGGAAGGATCGACCAGCGCCCGGCGCATGGCACACGAGATCTTCACCAACTTCATCGAGCCGTGCGATCTCGGAATCGACTTTCACACGTCGACTCGCGGCCGAACGAACATGCTTCACGTCCGTGCGGACATGAGCGATTCGATCGTCTCCCGGCTCGCCAACGCCTACAGCTCCAACGTCATCATCGCCGGCGACGGTGCGTCGGGAACCCTCCGACGGGAGGCGACCGAGGCCGGCATCCCGACGATCACCGTCGAGATGGGAGAGGCCCATCGGTTCCAGCGCCGCCTGATCGACCGCGCGCTGACCGGCGTCGCGAGCGTCCTCGCCGAGTTCGGCCTCCATCGGGACTCGTCGGTCCACTGGCCGGGCTGGCGGACGATCATCGACGACGACGACGAAAAGACCTGGCTGCGCGCCGACGCGGGCGGCATCGTCGACATGAAGCAGGGACGCGGCGCCCTCGTCGAGGAAGACGACGTGATCTGTACCATCACGAATCCGTTCAAAGAAGAGGACGAGGTCGTCACCGTCGACGCTCCGTTCACCGGCCTCATCGTCGGCGTTCTCGAGAACCCCGTCGTCTATCCGGGCAATCCGCTCTGCCACCTCGTCGGGCTCTCGCCCGATACGCGCATCGCCCTCGAGCGAGAACGGACGGCCGAGCGGTCTCGAGCGGACCTTCGGTCGAGCTAA
- the sdhC gene encoding succinate dehydrogenase, cytochrome b556 subunit yields MSQSYNRGLVEDFGRWKEFSAGMWAWIFHKFTGWILIGYLFTHIAVLSTAIGAASGDPSLIQQETDVYTTTIQGLESLFIVRVMEVGLLAVAVFHILNGLRLLMVDLGIGLEAQDKSFYASLILTGVITVASVPTFMRGVGF; encoded by the coding sequence ATGAGTCAGTCTTACAATCGCGGTCTCGTCGAGGACTTCGGTCGCTGGAAGGAGTTCTCGGCCGGCATGTGGGCGTGGATCTTCCACAAGTTTACCGGGTGGATACTGATCGGCTACCTGTTCACCCACATCGCCGTGTTGAGTACAGCAATCGGTGCAGCGAGCGGTGATCCATCACTTATTCAACAGGAGACGGACGTCTACACGACGACGATTCAGGGACTCGAGAGTCTCTTCATCGTCCGCGTGATGGAAGTCGGTCTGCTCGCGGTCGCCGTCTTCCACATCCTGAACGGGCTTCGACTGCTGATGGTCGACCTCGGTATCGGACTCGAGGCACAGGACAAGAGTTTCTACGCCTCGCTGATACTGACGGGAGTTATCACCGTCGCGAGCGTTCCGACGTTCATGAGAGGGGTGGGTTTCTAA
- a CDS encoding RimK family alpha-L-glutamate ligase, with protein MTGVDPVTVGVLSLHTSKETKAILNAVESLGHDTEWLRNENTSVSVEDGTVSLEPSVDVIANRMLLSNTEQPAEELGLANTFKQLVPMLNEPASVLTAIHKLSTATTLSANDVRTPDVTLSLNSERLNAVRDRYGEEAVYKTAIGTHGGGTWKVGPNEPVNAKVGNRYAFLQELIDRDDSRHRDVRVYVVGGEIIAAMYRYAPDNDWRTNVALGGSVEDATEDLPEEVRDLARRAADAVDLDYAGVDLVESNDGWFVLEVNPTAGFKGLYEATHISPAPHIAKLAIERGGGEVDEERVAELSNVLDDSQPTAQPVQTSAGTEETAVIGYTEDVVLSGTSGSKSVLAKSDTGATRTSIDTALAADIGAGPIKSITRIRSGSSKTAKSRPVVDVVVGVGGNQHTVTASVEDRGHMDYPVLLGRDILENYRVDVSRRTDRDASDTPEEEE; from the coding sequence ATGACCGGCGTCGATCCAGTTACTGTGGGCGTATTAAGTTTGCATACGAGCAAAGAGACGAAAGCGATCCTCAACGCAGTCGAATCCCTCGGCCACGACACCGAGTGGCTTCGCAACGAGAACACGTCCGTCAGCGTCGAGGACGGAACCGTCTCCCTCGAGCCGTCAGTCGACGTGATCGCGAATCGGATGTTGCTCTCGAACACCGAACAGCCCGCCGAGGAACTCGGCCTCGCGAACACGTTCAAACAGCTCGTTCCGATGCTCAACGAGCCCGCCTCGGTGCTGACGGCGATCCACAAACTCTCGACGGCGACGACGCTCTCTGCGAACGACGTTCGGACGCCGGACGTCACGCTTTCGCTCAACAGCGAACGATTGAACGCCGTCCGCGACCGATACGGCGAGGAGGCGGTCTACAAGACGGCGATCGGAACCCACGGCGGCGGAACGTGGAAGGTCGGCCCGAACGAGCCGGTCAACGCGAAAGTCGGGAACCGGTATGCGTTCCTCCAGGAACTCATCGACCGGGACGACTCCCGCCACCGCGACGTTCGCGTCTACGTCGTCGGCGGCGAGATCATCGCCGCGATGTACCGCTATGCGCCGGACAACGACTGGCGCACGAACGTCGCACTCGGCGGCAGCGTCGAGGACGCGACCGAGGACCTTCCCGAGGAGGTTCGTGACCTCGCACGACGCGCGGCCGACGCCGTCGACCTCGACTACGCGGGCGTCGACCTCGTCGAGAGCAACGACGGCTGGTTCGTCCTCGAGGTCAATCCGACGGCCGGCTTCAAGGGACTGTACGAGGCGACCCACATCAGCCCCGCACCACACATCGCAAAGCTCGCGATCGAACGCGGCGGCGGCGAGGTCGACGAGGAGCGCGTCGCGGAACTCTCGAACGTCCTCGACGATTCCCAGCCGACGGCACAGCCGGTTCAGACGAGCGCGGGAACCGAGGAAACGGCCGTCATCGGCTACACCGAAGACGTCGTCCTCTCGGGAACGAGCGGCTCGAAATCCGTCCTCGCGAAGTCCGACACTGGCGCGACCCGAACGAGCATCGACACCGCCCTCGCCGCCGACATCGGGGCCGGTCCGATCAAGTCGATCACCCGGATCAGATCCGGCAGCTCGAAGACCGCAAAGAGTCGCCCCGTGGTCGACGTCGTCGTCGGCGTCGGCGGAAACCAACACACCGTCACCGCGAGCGTCGAGGACCGCGGTCACATGGACTACCCCGTCCTGCTCGGTCGGGACATCCTCGAAAACTACCGGGTCGACGTCAGCCGACGAACCGACCGCGACGCGTCCGACACGCCGGAAGAAGAGGAGTAA
- a CDS encoding glutamate-5-semialdehyde dehydrogenase produces MTEKSTESKVEEAQTAALELAKYSNDERSRAIRSIADAIDARRDEIIAANATDVEEAERLLEAGEYSRALVDRLKLSPSKLESITDMVRSVAGQDDPLGKTQTARRLDDDLELYKQTVPIGVIGTIFESRPDALVQIAALALKSGNAVILKGGSEASESNRVLFEIIREATSEAPAGWAQLVEARADVDALLEMDDSIDLVMPRGSSAFVSYIQDNTSIPVLGHTEGVCHVYVDSEADLEMATEIAYDAKVQYPAVCNAVETLLVHEEVAEAFLPATIDRYAEAGVELRGDDASRTIVDIDAATEEDWATEYGDLILSITVVDSLEAALSHVNAYGSKHTESIVTEDSDRAATFMRSLDSASVFHNASTRFSDGYRFGLGAEVGISTGKIHARGPVGLEGLTTYQYYLEGDGQVVGTYAGADAKEFVHEDFDGSWTPGSRSR; encoded by the coding sequence ATGACTGAGAAATCCACCGAATCCAAGGTCGAAGAGGCACAGACCGCCGCCCTGGAGCTTGCGAAGTACTCCAACGACGAGCGTTCGCGCGCGATCCGCTCGATCGCCGATGCGATCGACGCCCGCCGCGACGAGATCATCGCGGCGAACGCGACGGACGTCGAGGAGGCGGAGCGACTCCTCGAGGCCGGCGAGTACAGTCGGGCGCTCGTCGACCGGCTGAAGCTCTCGCCGTCGAAACTCGAGAGTATCACGGACATGGTCCGAAGCGTGGCCGGTCAGGACGACCCCCTGGGGAAGACCCAGACCGCGCGACGGCTCGACGATGATCTCGAACTCTACAAACAGACGGTTCCGATCGGCGTCATCGGAACGATCTTCGAGTCGCGTCCGGACGCGCTCGTCCAGATCGCAGCTCTCGCGCTCAAGTCGGGCAACGCGGTCATCTTAAAAGGGGGGAGCGAGGCGAGCGAGTCGAACAGGGTCCTGTTCGAGATCATCCGGGAGGCGACGAGCGAAGCGCCGGCGGGCTGGGCCCAGCTCGTCGAGGCCCGAGCGGACGTCGACGCGTTGCTCGAGATGGACGACTCGATCGATCTGGTCATGCCGCGCGGTAGCTCCGCGTTCGTCAGCTACATTCAGGACAACACGAGCATCCCCGTCCTCGGCCACACGGAGGGAGTCTGTCACGTCTACGTCGACAGCGAGGCGGATCTCGAGATGGCGACGGAGATCGCCTACGACGCGAAGGTGCAGTATCCCGCGGTGTGTAATGCGGTCGAGACTCTGCTGGTCCACGAGGAGGTCGCGGAAGCGTTCCTCCCTGCGACGATCGACCGGTACGCTGAGGCGGGCGTCGAACTCCGGGGCGACGACGCCTCGCGGACGATCGTCGACATCGACGCGGCGACCGAGGAGGACTGGGCGACCGAGTACGGCGATCTGATCCTCTCGATAACCGTCGTCGACTCGCTCGAGGCGGCGCTCTCTCACGTCAACGCCTACGGCTCGAAGCACACGGAGTCGATCGTCACGGAGGATTCGGATCGGGCGGCGACGTTCATGCGGAGTCTCGACTCCGCGAGCGTCTTTCACAACGCCTCGACCCGGTTCAGCGACGGCTACCGCTTCGGTCTCGGTGCGGAGGTCGGCATCAGCACCGGCAAAATCCACGCCCGCGGCCCCGTCGGTCTCGAGGGGCTGACGACCTACCAGTACTACCTCGAGGGCGACGGGCAGGTCGTCGGAACGTATGCGGGCGCGGACGCCAAGGAATTCGTTCACGAGGACTTCGACGGCTCGTGGACGCCCGGCTCGCGCTCTCGGTGA
- a CDS encoding succinate dehydrogenase, protein MAERYSSFAPGGTAWLLQRVTAAFLVVVLAFHFFQLHFVNHAADVTFLGTQARMENVGYFLTMVLFLIAGTFHGVNGVYNALVNQGLEGTQKKIVLAVLTIASVALIVQGIWVALAMAGMI, encoded by the coding sequence ATGGCGGAGCGATACTCGTCGTTCGCCCCCGGCGGGACCGCGTGGCTCCTCCAGCGTGTCACGGCGGCGTTTCTCGTCGTCGTCCTCGCCTTCCACTTCTTCCAGTTGCACTTCGTCAATCACGCCGCTGACGTCACGTTCCTCGGAACGCAAGCGCGCATGGAGAACGTCGGCTACTTCCTCACGATGGTATTGTTCCTCATCGCGGGGACGTTCCACGGCGTCAACGGCGTCTACAACGCACTCGTCAACCAGGGCCTCGAGGGCACCCAGAAGAAGATCGTACTCGCCGTGCTGACGATCGCAAGTGTCGCACTGATCGTCCAGGGTATCTGGGTTGCACTCGCCATGGCGGGGATGATCTAA